The nucleotide window GGCTGCTGGCCGGCAGCCTGCTCCGCCTCACCGCGGAGTTGTCCCGGTGCCAGCTGATCCTGTAGTCTTGACTGCTGGTTGTCTCTGCGGTTCAGCGTGCCTGCATGCAGGACTGTCGAGTCGCCGCAGCAATCGAATCAGACCCCACAGCCATGTGTTGCTGCACTGCGCCGCAGTGTGTGCCGCCCATGACCGGGGGGTCGCGAACGGTATGTGGAGCATATGGGTAAAAAAGAAGGCGTCATCGAGGTAGAGGGTCGAGTCTCTGAGGCTCTGCCGAATGCAATGTTCCGCGTGCGTCTGGAGAACGAGCACGTCGTCCTCGCCACCATTTCGGGCAAGATGCGCCAGCACTACATCCGCATCCTCCCCGAGGATCGCGTGGTCGTGGAGATGAGCCCGTATGACCTCAACCGTGGACGCATCGTCTACCGCTATAAGTGAGTCGACGTTCGCGTCGGTACACGTAAAAAACTGTCGCACGCGACCGAATAATGAGGAGAACCCATGAAGGTTCAGCCGAGCGTGAAGCAGATCTGCACCGACTGCAAAGTCATCCGCCGCAGCGGCGTGATCCGCGTGATCTGCAAGTCGAACCCACGCCACAAGCAGCGCCAGGGCTGAGTCCTCCACTTACTGCTTGAGTAAGTGAGGGCGCACCTGCGCTGGACAGCTCACATCATATGGCAGTGCAGCCCGTCACTGAGCTGGACGGGCACACCCCCGGTTTCCGAAGGCCGGGGACCCGCTGAAGACATCACCTCCGATGTCGGGCCGATACGGTCCCAGAGGGAATTGCACTGCTGAAGACCTTCGGAAGAGAACAAGGAGGACTGCCACGTGGCACGTCTTGCAGGTGTGGACATCCCGCGCGAAAAGCGCACGGTGATCGCACTCACTTATATCTACGGCGTTGGGCGCACCAGCGCCGAAGCAGCCGTCCAGGCAACCGGTATCGAAGCTGGTACCCGCGTGAAGGATCTGACTGACGAACAGCTGATCTCTCTGCGTGACTACATCGAGAGCCATCTCACCGTTGAAGGTGACCTCCGCCGCGAGGTTGCCGCCGACATCCGCCGCAAGGTCGAGATCGGCTCCTACGAAGGTCTGCGCCATCGTCGCGGCCTTCCGGTCCGGGGTCAGCGCACCAAGACCAATGCTCGAACCCGCAAGGGCTCGAAGAAGACCGTTGCAGGTAAGAAGAAGTAGTTCAGCACCGCAGGCCCATTCACGCCAGCAGCAGCTGATCCGAAGAACTTAGTCACGGAGAAGAAATGCCACCAAAGACTCGCGCAGCGGCCCGCAAGCCGCGCCGCAAAGCCAGTAAGAACATCACGCAGGGCCAGGCTCACATCAAGTCGACCTTCAACAACACGATCGTCTCTATCACCGATCCCTCGGGCGCCGTCGTGTCCTGGGCATCATCGGGTGAGGTCGGATTCAAGGGCTCCCGCAAGTCCACTCCTTTCGCCGCACAGCTTGCCGCTGAGCAGGCCGCCAAGCGCGCCCAGGAGCACGGCATGAAGAAGGTCGAAGTCTTCGTCAAGGGCCCCGGCTCCGGACGCGAGACCGCGATCCGCTCCCTTCAGGCCGCAGGTCTCGAGGTGGGCTCCATCTCGGACGTCACCCCGAGCGCGCACAACGGCTGCCGCCCGCCCAAGCGCCGTCGCGTCTGAGCGAGCTTCTTTACAAGACATTTAGAGCCTGTCCCCGGCCGCTGCGCCGGGGGCAGGCCGAGCATCATTACTCAGTGAGAATGCGTCATATAGCGGATGCACTCTGAAAGGAACAATCAGTGCTCATTGCACAGCGCCCCACGCTGACCGAAGAAGTCGTCGCCGAGAACCGCTCCCGCTTCATCATCGAGCCCCTCGAGCCGGGCTTCGGCTACACCCTCGGCAACTCAATGCGTCGGACCCTGCTCTCATCCATCCCAGGTGCGGCAGTCACCAGCGTTCGTATCGACGGTGTGCTCCACGAGTTCACCACGATCGCCGGGACCAAGGAAGACGTCACCGAGCTCATCCTGAATGTGAAGCGACTCTCCGTCTCTTCCGAGCATGACGAGCCCGTGGTCGCCTACCTCCGCAAGGAGGGCCCAGGTCCGGTCACCGCCGCCGACATCACACCGCCGGCCGGAGTGGAGTTCCACAACCCGGACCTGCACCTCGCCACGCTCAACGAGCACGGCAAGCTCGACATGGAGCTCACCGTCGAGCGCGGCCGCGGCTACGTCTCGGCAGCACAGAACAAGATGGCAGATGCCGAGATCGGCCGCATCCCGGTCGACTCGATCTACTCCCCGGTCCTGAAGGTCTCCTTCAAGGTCGAGGCCACCCGCGTCGAGCAGCGCACCGACTTCGACAAGCTGATCGTCGATGTCGAGACCAAGGCATCCATGGAGCCGCGCGATGCCCTGGCATCCGCCGGCACCACTCTGGTGGAGCTGTTCTCGCTGGCACGTGAGCTCAATGTCGCAGCCGAAGGCATCGAGATCGGCCCCTCGCCGACCGACGCCGCACTGGCTGCCGACATGGCGCTGCCCATCGAGGATCTCGAACTGACCGTGCGGTCCTACAACTGCCTCAAGCGCGAGGGCATCCACACTGTGGGTGAGCTCGTGGCTCGCTCCGAGGCTGACCTGATGGACATCCGCAACTTCGGTGCCAAGTCCATCGACGAGGTCAAGGACAAGCTCGTCGAGCTTGGTCTCTCCCTCAAGGATTCCCCTGCAGGCTTCGACCCGACAGCAGCCCGTTTCCAGGAAGCTGGCGACGAGGACTACGTCGAAGACGAGCAGCAGCGGTTCTAAGAACTGCGGCCCACGATAATTATTCGCGCTGATGTTCTTGCAGAACTGACTGCGCACCACTCAAGGAGAACCACACCATGCCTACCCCCACCAAGGGTCCGCGCCTGGGCGGCAGCCCGTCGCACGAGAAGT belongs to Nesterenkonia halotolerans and includes:
- the infA gene encoding translation initiation factor IF-1 yields the protein MGKKEGVIEVEGRVSEALPNAMFRVRLENEHVVLATISGKMRQHYIRILPEDRVVVEMSPYDLNRGRIVYRYK
- the rpmJ gene encoding 50S ribosomal protein L36, which encodes MKVQPSVKQICTDCKVIRRSGVIRVICKSNPRHKQRQG
- the rpsM gene encoding 30S ribosomal protein S13, with amino-acid sequence MARLAGVDIPREKRTVIALTYIYGVGRTSAEAAVQATGIEAGTRVKDLTDEQLISLRDYIESHLTVEGDLRREVAADIRRKVEIGSYEGLRHRRGLPVRGQRTKTNARTRKGSKKTVAGKKK
- the rpsK gene encoding 30S ribosomal protein S11 is translated as MPPKTRAAARKPRRKASKNITQGQAHIKSTFNNTIVSITDPSGAVVSWASSGEVGFKGSRKSTPFAAQLAAEQAAKRAQEHGMKKVEVFVKGPGSGRETAIRSLQAAGLEVGSISDVTPSAHNGCRPPKRRRV
- a CDS encoding DNA-directed RNA polymerase subunit alpha, which gives rise to MLIAQRPTLTEEVVAENRSRFIIEPLEPGFGYTLGNSMRRTLLSSIPGAAVTSVRIDGVLHEFTTIAGTKEDVTELILNVKRLSVSSEHDEPVVAYLRKEGPGPVTAADITPPAGVEFHNPDLHLATLNEHGKLDMELTVERGRGYVSAAQNKMADAEIGRIPVDSIYSPVLKVSFKVEATRVEQRTDFDKLIVDVETKASMEPRDALASAGTTLVELFSLARELNVAAEGIEIGPSPTDAALAADMALPIEDLELTVRSYNCLKREGIHTVGELVARSEADLMDIRNFGAKSIDEVKDKLVELGLSLKDSPAGFDPTAARFQEAGDEDYVEDEQQRF